The Halococcus salsus genome contains the following window.
CGGCGCATATGCCCCTCCCCGATAGCCGCCCGGAGATCCGTCACTTTCGGATGGGGCTCGGAACTGATCGTGTCGAGTGGAACATCTACCCTGACGACCTACCGATCGACATGATTCTGTTCGACTACGACCGCGTGCTCTTGGGGACGGATTTCGAACTCGAAACCACTCGCACCGATGCGATCCTCGATTCGACGAATCCTGAACTGATCGAGTGGGCGCATGACCTCTATGATACCTACAAAGCGCGGTCGTCGAATCCGCTTGATTATCTCCTCAACCCAATTCGGGAGAAAGGCATCTATGAAGCCCTTCGCTTAGACTGGGGTCGCGGTCGAATGATCGAAAGCGATTAAACAGCTAATTCGATTTTGGACTCGCTATAGGCGTGCTCCCACTACGTTGTTGCAATCCACGACAACCCGATGGTTTCCCAGAGACACGTGAAAGCGTAGCTTTCCTTAGATACCCCGACCACGACGAATGTACTATAATCGACAATCACGACTCCTCGAATCCAAAGCCTGTCAGTGTTCCTTTATTTGATTTTCTCGTTTTCCGTGTTCAGCAGCGAGAGCTCTCGCAGGCGCTCGGCCGCCATGTACTGTTTTGGTGAGTAGTGAAACGTCGGCGATTCGCAGGGTTCGGGTACGCTGGCGGCCTCGAACAGTGTATTACTCTCGATTTCGGCCTCGACTGGCAGTAGCGGCCACGGTTCGTGTATGGCCGCTCCCGCGAACATCGATGTTCCCGACCCAGAGTGCGGCCCCGTACTCTCACTGGTTCCCATGACCTCGGCGAGCCTGCGAAACTCCTGACCAGCTTCGAAGAAGTAGTTGGTGCGCTCGATCAGAAACTCCGTTCGACTCCCGGTTTCAGCGTAACTGTCGTCGACATCGTGATCCGGGCGATAGGTAGCCGCGAAGCGCGCCGGTGTTTCGCCTCGGCGCTCTCGGCGGCTGTTCACTGTGTGAGAACCATTCTGGTAGCCGAGATCGACATCGGCATGGTAATAAGGAATCCCGAAACCGTTGCGGGCTAGCCACGACGATAGCTGTCCGTCCATCTCTAAAGCAATGAAATATACACCAGGCTCGTCGTCAGCCGAGACGTAGGTCCGAAGATTGATCGACGACAGCGACGGGTAGTAGGGAACACCCCGAACCCGAGCGCCTGCGATGTTCACGACAAGGACACTGATCCACGCCATTCCATCGTAGGTGTCGATCGAGAGGGGGTTGGGAACCAGCGGCCGAAGTTTCTCGCGCTCAATCGGCCAATGACAGTAGAGTACGTTCCGGAGAGCGACCTCCGCGAGTGGCTTACTGCTCATGAGCTGGTCTTCGAGGGCACACCTGATATACTCCCGTTCGTTTTGGATCCGTCCATTTCAATTGATCCCGGTTCTGTAACGTTAGTTTGTAGGGTTTGAGCACGGGTTAAACACTGTGTCAGCCATGCAAATATACTCTGGATAGGCCTTGCAAAAACAGAGGCCGCGATCGTCTCTACAGCCGCTATCGCTATCGGCTGTTGATTCGTAAGACGAGTCGATGGGGAGTACATAGATGGGCTCTCCATCGCCCTCGCCTATCACACGGCCTCTGGCATGACCTATCATGAACCAGAGTAAACAACGATACACTGGAAGAGAACGTCAGTACTCGCCCTGTTGGCAACTGGGCCTCCAAACCGTGGTTTCTGCGGTTGATGGCCGCTTTCAGGAGGAGAAGTAATGGCTTCGACAGCAACCCCTAGCTCAGATTTCCTCTCCAAATATGATAATCATCGAGATTTTCGCGATCTCAAAGCTGTAGTCAACCGGAAGAAAACAATCGCTGAGGTAGCTGCTCACTTTGGGACATCCGACACTAAGATTTGTAGATCGATCATTCGATTCGGATTGCTAAGGAAGCTCAATCTGGACAAACCTTACAAGGAATCATGTCTACTGAGAGCAGCTTACGGGGAGGCTGAAACGATCAAAGGAACGGCTGAGATCTTAGAGTGCTCATCAGGAACAGCTCGTCGCTATTTGATCAAGTATGGAGTGTACGAGCCCAAGCTGACTCCTTCTTCTAATGGTCCTATTCGAGCAAGAGAGCTTGAGAACTCCAATCCAGAAGATATCGGTTTAGCACCGATTGGGATGCGGTGCATTGGAGGGGAAATAAAATGACGAGAAAGAGAAACCATCATTATCGTTTTGAATATCTCGGACGAAACCTCCGGAAACAGTGGGGTGTTCTACGGAACCTCCGGAAACGATGGGGGTACCTCCGGAACCTCCGGAAACAGTGGTGTGGGGTTAGAGCCCTTGCCTACGGAACCTCCGGAAACGGTGGTCGAAGCTTTTATGGGTTCGCTAATGAATAACACTGCCAATCAGTGGAGTTCAAATATGCCATCCGCATTTGACGACCTCTCAGAAAGCGCGATTTTCGCGCGTCGAGATGCCCTTGCTGACGATTATATACCGACAGATATCGTCGGACGGGATGAGAAGAAGGATGAATACATTAACGCTCTACTGCCAGTCTACAAAGGCGAAAATCCCGACAACATATTTCTCTATGGTCAAAATGGAGTTGGCAAGACGGCCGTCACTCACTGGGTGCTCAACCAACTGGAGATGTCCGAAAACCTCCAGACGGACTTCAAAGCAATCCACGTGAATTGCGAGGGGGTCAACACCTCCTACCAGTTGGCTATCGAACTCGCGAACAGACTTATCACGAAGCCGGAAAACTACCTTCCGTCGACTGGTCACCCGGAAAGCAAGGTGTATTCAGTGCTTTTCGAGAACCTCGATGAGATCGGCGGAACCGCTCTCGTCGTACTTGACGAAATAGACCACGTTGCGAATATCGATACCTTCCTCTATAAGATTACACGGGCTGGAAGCTACGATGACCTCACGGAGACGAAGGTGGGGCTTATTGGAATCAGTACAGACACTGCCCTTGGTGAGAACTTATCCTCGGACGTTCGTTCCTCACTCCGAGAGCGTGTGATCGAATTCCCTCCGTACGATGGAAAGCAACTCGAGAAAGTGCTCAGCCAGCGGGTAGAGACTGCTTTCTATGATGACGTCGTCACTGGTGGAGCTATCTCGTATGCTGCAGCATTAGGATCAAAGAATAGCGGTGATGCTCGAATGGTCCTCGACCTCATTCGGATCGCTGGTGACTATGCGAGGGAACGGGGTGACGACCACGTTACTGAAGAAATGGTAGAGGAAGCGATGACAGAGTACGAGACACAGCGATCGATGTCGGTGCTAGCTGACCTTCCTGAAAACATCAAGACTGTCGTCTACGCGCTTGCGGTCTTGGAAGAACACGATTCAGAGGAGGTGACGTCATCGTTGCTCTATGAACGATACAAGGATTTCACGCAGATCATTGGTCAGAACGCTGTTTCAGAACGCCGTGCCAGAGACTACTATGGACGATTAGATGAACTCAACATCATCAATTCATACGTGATGCACGATTCATCTGGCGGGCAGTACAAGACCCACTCGCTCAATTACCCCACTGAAGAAGTTCTGCCAGCTCTTACCGATACTCTTGATGCAGTAGGGATTCACGAGAGTATCGAGCATATCGTCGAAGACTGACCTGTTTTCACTTTGCTACGATGGGCTGTCACTAACTGATATCGGAGAGCTTACTTCTATAGTGTCTGGGAGAGCGGGTTAACCACTAACCACCGCTTCCGGAGGTTCCGCAGGTGGGACCAGTATTTCCGGAGGTTCCGTAGCACACCCCACCGTTTCCGGAGGTTCTAGTCAGATGAGGGTGAAACCGCCATACGGGAAGCGAATTAGAAGTCATTGAACACACACACACCCCATCATTTCCGGAGGTGGAACCCAAAGCTACGTGCGACTTCTGGTTCCACTTCTGATCCTACTGCAACAATCCCGTAGTGGGTCTATTGCGGACTAGTACTCATGCTCTCTAGATAAACGTTTCTTATCTAGAATCCTCCTCGCTGAACACCCCCCTGAATTTCGGGCTAACCTCCGGAAACAATGGAGGGTGTGTGTCTGATCCTCCTCTCTTTTGCCGTGTAGTTGGTCTTCGACACCTCTAACTCTCGATGCAGGGAATAATGGTGCTACCCTCCGGAAACGGTGGGGGTACCTACGGAACCTCCGGAAACGACGGTGGCAGCACGACACTCTGTGCTGGATCTGAATGGGCGAATATCGTCGAAGGGCTTGAGACAACACTCTGAGGATCGTCATTCCTCGTTCGCCAGCTTCTCGCACCATGCGGCGATTTATTGAAAGGAGACGATCTTCCACAATGTAGAAGACACTCTTCGTCGCCGATGACCGCCTGGGCGGTCGGAAATCGTCGAGCGGGCTGGGATTTCCGGTCGATCCTACGATCGCAACCTCAAGGAGCTCGCGGTGGTCGGGCTCGTGGAGAGCATCGAGAATGGCGGGCACAACAAGTGGCGAGCATGAGTCATGCCGTGGTGGTCGCCGCTTGTGGGCAGTGATATCCCCGGACAGCCGACGGCGATGAGAGCGCCGTCTCGCCCGCCTCTCGCGTCGATGACGTACTCTACCAGCTAGTGCTTGATCTCGGGCTCGACTCCGACTATGAACTGTTCGCGAACCCTGTCGACGTCGACACCGTGATCGACGCGCTGCCACGACTCGAACGCTGGCGACACTGGTTCATGACTCACTACGGGCTGGTTGACCTCGGGAGCGATACAGCGACCTCGACGCCGAGAGCATCGTTGGCTCTTGGAGTGAGCCCGGCGGAGCGAGACGCTGCTCAGACGGCGCTCGCGACAAACTGAGAGGTCTTATCGGCGCTGGGATTTCGCCGGGCGAACTTCGCCGCCCTCGCGCATCATGTCCGGGCACTCAGGACACACCCGAACCGTCTCCATCTCGTTCGGAGCGAAAACGCGAACGTACTGCTGGGTGATGAACGCGCCACAATTCTGGCATTTCGGCATACTCGGTAGGCACCTTCCTTTCACTTTACTTTAACGGCCTCAATTACTCTGCCCTCTCGCTTGTCGAACTTCGGAATCGCCTTTCGCTGGCTATTCTTACCTAACACTATATTGAGATCCTCCATTCAATGTTAGGTAAGAGAATGTGACCTCGCGGTGCTGTGCGGCGGTCGCTGCCCCGATGATCGGTCTCCCAAGAAATGCCTGCGAAATGCCTACTCAAACGGAACATACTGCTGTTCCCACTCACGACGGGCCTCAATCTCCCGATGGCCTCGCTGAGTAGGGGCGTAGGAATTCGTTCGATCGTCAATCTCACCCTTTTCTAGAAGCCCCATATCGGCAAGCGTGTTCAAGTTGGGATCGAGCCGTCCGTGATTGATTTCTCCGCTGTAACTCTGCTCTAGTTCATTCTGGATCGCAAGTCCGTGCGGGGGCTCCGAATCATCGTTTAGACCAGCTGTGACATACAGAATGTCCCGCTGGAATCCCGTGAGATCGTCCATCATAGGTAGCTGATAAGTCGGAATACTGGCCTGATAAAATCCCACCTTGTCTCGATCGAATGGTTTCTACCCCGAAACGTCTCGCTGTTCTCGCAGATTAAGGCCCTGAGCGTTAAGGGGGTGGGTACGAACCGGCTTCACATGGCATCTCCCGCACGATCTACCGTTCTCGTCATCGGGCTCGTCGTGATTGCTACAGTCCTTGTCCTCGCTTCAGGTGGGGCGGCGGCTCAGAATAGCACCGAAAACAACAGTACGCCGACTGAGATACAGCAGGCACACCAAACAGCCGATTTCCGATTTCAGACGCCT
Protein-coding sequences here:
- a CDS encoding YqjF family protein, with the translated sequence MSSKPLAEVALRNVLYCHWPIEREKLRPLVPNPLSIDTYDGMAWISVLVVNIAGARVRGVPYYPSLSSINLRTYVSADDEPGVYFIALEMDGQLSSWLARNGFGIPYYHADVDLGYQNGSHTVNSRRERRGETPARFAATYRPDHDVDDSYAETGSRTEFLIERTNYFFEAGQEFRRLAEVMGTSESTGPHSGSGTSMFAGAAIHEPWPLLPVEAEIESNTLFEAASVPEPCESPTFHYSPKQYMAAERLRELSLLNTENEKIK
- a CDS encoding Cdc6/Cdc18 family protein; this translates as MFYGTSGNDGGTSGTSGNSGVGLEPLPTEPPETVVEAFMGSLMNNTANQWSSNMPSAFDDLSESAIFARRDALADDYIPTDIVGRDEKKDEYINALLPVYKGENPDNIFLYGQNGVGKTAVTHWVLNQLEMSENLQTDFKAIHVNCEGVNTSYQLAIELANRLITKPENYLPSTGHPESKVYSVLFENLDEIGGTALVVLDEIDHVANIDTFLYKITRAGSYDDLTETKVGLIGISTDTALGENLSSDVRSSLRERVIEFPPYDGKQLEKVLSQRVETAFYDDVVTGGAISYAAALGSKNSGDARMVLDLIRIAGDYARERGDDHVTEEMVEEAMTEYETQRSMSVLADLPENIKTVVYALAVLEEHDSEEVTSSLLYERYKDFTQIIGQNAVSERRARDYYGRLDELNIINSYVMHDSSGGQYKTHSLNYPTEEVLPALTDTLDAVGIHESIEHIVED
- a CDS encoding DUF7563 family protein; protein product: MPKCQNCGAFITQQYVRVFAPNEMETVRVCPECPDMMREGGEVRPAKSQRR
- a CDS encoding PadR family transcriptional regulator; this translates as MDDLTGFQRDILYVTAGLNDDSEPPHGLAIQNELEQSYSGEINHGRLDPNLNTLADMGLLEKGEIDDRTNSYAPTQRGHREIEARREWEQQYVPFE